TGTTTACTGGTAAGAGTAAAGATTTGGCGTGCTGCTGGCTGTAGCCCAATTCGTGTGTAGCAGAATGTCTGGTGGGTGGGTGTCGTCCACGACCCTAGAGgtgtctgcatttcagtgctCCAGTGGTGCTGTCAGCCGGAGAGTGATCCACACTGGAATGTTCAAATCACCGGGTAGAACTGatttaggaaggatcaagtgAGCGAAAGGAGAGTGGCTCTCTACGTCAGAAAGggtttccaggtcactgataacaCGAAGCAAATGAtcctgaatgcttatggatcagtgTCCTAAGGATAAAGCATAACATGGGGGATTAGTTGGTGTCAGCCACAGCTCCCTAAACCGCACTAAGGAAGAGGATGACCGCTTACTTACGCACCTATCTACAAGGTGTAGGGAAAAAAAGCTGCTGATCATGGGGGGCCGTCAATCTGAATGACACTTGCTGGAGGGCTCATGCGGgcaaacatccttggaatttctaaagcTTAGAGATGACAGTTTCCTagctcaaaaagtgttgcagccaacacTAGGGAATTTATGTTAAACCTGGTCCTAACAGGTAAAGAAGAACTGGTCTCACAATGAAAAGATAATGGTAGCTTACATACAAGTGAACATGACTTGATTACATGTGTACTGTGCAAGGAGAATGAAGTGCAGACCACTAGTATATATACctggtgctttaatagggccaatttcacaaagctgcaaACAActctgagccaaatcagctgtgaGGAAGAATTtagtcagaaaaatgtgaatgataattgggaagcATTCaagaacaccttactagatgcTGCAAAAGCCATAATCCCACAATTCAGGGGCCatactgcttaaaaaaaaactatttggtttagaggggaagtgaaggtagCTATAAACacatggaagaaagggaaagttgacagcaatgaatataaattagaagttaggaattgtagaaaattgataagggaagccatgAGACGCAAGACAACGtctgtggccagcagagttaaagaCTATAAGAAGaagtttttataaatatattaggaacaaaaagaatcctgacaatggtactggtccattaccagatggaaatggtagaattatcagtagtaatgaagaaaaggcagaagtgttcaataaatatttctgttaagtatttggggaaaaaaacacataATGCAGTCTCATCATCTGGGGATGATAGCACACTTTCCACTAGTATTTCTGGAGGATGTTGGACACAAGccactaaagttagacatttttaaatcagcaggtccagataccTTGCAGCCAAGAGTgtcaaaagagctggctgaggagcttattggactgttaatgttgctttttaataagtcttggagcactgggggagTTCCAGAAGTCTGTAAGAATACAggtgttgtgccaatttttaaaaagagtaaacaggatggcccaggtaattataggcctgtcagcttgACATCGATcctaggcaagataatggagcagctgatatggaacATGATTAATAATGACCTAAAGGAgggaaatgtaattaatgcaaatcaatgtgggtttatgaaaaataggtcttgtcagGCTAATCTATCAttgtttttaatgagattacaagtttggttgataaagataatagagTTGTCATAATAGACTTCTGTAATACGTTTGTCTTGCTAcggcatgacattttgattaaaaaactagaatataaaattaacatggcacatgttatatggattaaaaactggctaactgataggtctcaaaagtAACTATATCCGGGGAATGGTCACTAAGaggtctgtttccagtggggtcctgcagggattggttcttgaccctacactatttaacatctttatctaTGGCCTGGAAGAAAACGTTAAGTCATCACCgataaaatttgcaggtgacacaaaaattgggggagtggtaaatagtgcagaggacaggtcactgattcaaagtgatctggatcgCGTGGTAAGctgggcgcaagcaaacaatatgcgttttaatatggccaaatgtaaatgaaggaaaaaagaatACATGCCATACTTGCAGCacaggggactctatcctgggaagcagcgactctgaaaaagactcgCGGAAGGCGGTGGACAATCAACTGAACATCAGCTCCCAGTGtggcactgtggccaaaagagctgatGCGATCGTGGGATGCGTAACCAGGAGAAGCTCAAGTAGGAGTGGAGATGTCAGAAGTCTAGAAGCTCCAGTCAGGGATCGTGGCCCCCTCGTGGTGGACACTGTGTACACACAGaatgaaaagacagtccctgtcccaaagagcttgcaatctaagtaatTATTGTTAGTTATCAAAGAAATGGGGCTTTCCCTCAGTATGGCGGAGCAgacacagcagggaaaggagggATACAGAAAATAGATGGAGCTGGCTCTGATGGAGCTCCcacattaataataatacctcTCCCTTCTATAGTGCTTTACTAAGGGAATCAATATCATTACCACATTTaatagatagggaaactgaggcacagagcagggaagtgatcTGCCCAAGGTGACCTATCAGAAACAAgagtagaacccaggtttcctgcgCCTCCCCAACCCCGTCCAGTACTCCACCCCCAAGCCAGACCACTTCCCTTATCAACAGAATGATTCTCACAGTTTTGTTACTCCAGCCCATAGAAATCTGCATGATTCCTGGTCCACTTGGGAACCATGTTTAGGACTTGGATCCTCCTTGTGCACACAGATAAAATGCCCCCGCTGCTCTCCACAGCAAATTCCGTGTCCATCTGTTTCAGGAGTCGGACGGTGAGAAGGAGACGAAGAGACGGGTTTGGGCACAAAAAATCCAGTGTCTCCCAGCTGGAGATCCCCCCGGCCCATGAGGAAAGGTGTGTCTGAGCTCCACCCAAAATGTACCACGCGGGAAGACGGGCCTCAGATCATGGCCAAACGCCGCAGCATAAGGAAGAACAATAAAtggctcttttttaaaaattaaagtcaCCAGGGTTGGGGCTGAGCTGATCCCCTGGGTCGGAACACATGGGATGTGGGGAACATTCAGATCGAGTCCAAAGGTTGAGGTCAAGTTTATCTCCCAGGAGCACTGTCCCGTGCACCTCCTTAGTTCTGGCTCTGCCACGGGAAAGAGTTGGAGATGATCTGGGACAGCAGGGCCAGGGAGAACCACACGGTCAGCCCAGGAGTTGGGATAGGCATCTGAGTAGGTGGCTTAATTGCGGCAGATCCTGCGCAGACAGAGATGAGTCAGGGATGGTTGGCGGCCAGGGGATGGAGGGGTTGGGTGCTGAAAAGGGAACGTGTCGTGCAGTTGCCAGGACTCTGTCTAGAGGTCACAtctctctcgctcgctctctccTCGTCTCCTAGGCTCACGCTGGAAGAAGCGTCCTCCTGGAAGCGCTCGTTTGATTGCGTCCTGGCGAGCCCGGCTGGCCGGAGGATCTTCGTGGAGTTCTTGCGGACAGAGCACAGTGACGAGAACATGGCCTTCTGGCTGGCCTGCGAGGAGCTCAagagggagcagagccaggagcaggtCTGCGAGAAAGCCAAGATGATCTACCTGGATTACATCTCCATCCTGTCCCCAAAGGAGGTAGGTCTGCCACAGTCCTGCTGGGGGCAGCTCAGGGGACACCGCTCCAAGCCAGTGCCGTCCCATTGTTGTCACCTCGCAACGTAATGCAACAGCCAGGGAAACAAGGCCCTGAATGCAGGGCACTGCCCTGAAtattgggggcgggggcagcatagAGTGTCTCCTTGCAGCCGCGTACCTGACACCCCAGCAATAGGACCATCCCCACAGCAAGTGGTCCTCTGACATCAGCCAGCTGAGCTTCCCTGCAGGAGTTGCTCCTGGCTGTAGAGTTAGCCCCTACTTTATTTGGAATGGGCAGGTCCTTGAGTTAATTGTCACAGTCTCCCAGCCTCGCAGCTAGCTGCTGGGTCACAGCAGCTCAAGGCACGTTGGAACCATCTGTGCAAGTGCCCGAGACAGGCTGGAGTCTCTCCAAAGGGCTCTTGGCGGGGCCCTGCAAAGCCAGGGCATGCCAGCAGCGCCGCTGCGTGAGTCCTGGCCCCTTGCTTCAAGAACGTTGTTCATCGCCCTCTGCAGGTCAGCATCGATGCTACCGTGCGCGAGTCAATCAACAGTTCCCTGGCGAGGCCCAGCGCGCACATATTCAACGAGGCCCAGGCACAAGTCTATGCCCTCATGCACCGAGACTCCTACCCCAGGTTCCTGGCCTCATCACTGTACAGGTCACTGGAGCAGAGACTGTCTGCCCCGGCTTGTGACACGTAGCAAAGCCCCTTGCACGCACACGCATTTCACGATACTGCCACCTCCTTCAGCTTCCTGCCAGCTCGTCAAGGCACCGGGATAGGCGGGGCAGAGCCTcagttctctctttctttgtggGTGAAGCCACTGGTGTTTTGATAGTGACACTGGTGTTTTGATAGTGACACTGATCTAGAACTTATTCTAGTCTGTCTGAACCAAACAAGATTCAACTCATGCTGGGTTTTGGGAGGATTTCACTAGGGTCTGTAGAGATgggagagcccaggagtcctagaATTCAGAGCCTTTCAGAGCATTGCTTGTCCTAGAACTTGGGTGGTATCTAAGCTGGTGTGGTTCTAGAGCACAGGTGGTATGTGTGGCCTGGACCATGGTTCTAGAATGTGGGTGGTCACAAGCTGGAGTGGGATCTAGAGTGTGACTTGTGTCTGATCTAGGGGTTCTACTACATGACTTGTACATGAGTCTGGGCTTCTAGAATAAGATAACATCTGATCTGTGATGGGTTCTAGAATATGGAGCCTTCTAGAACTGTGGGGGCTTTTAGGATAGTGCATCTTCTAGAGCTTGAagctctgtgtttttgttttagtgaCAAGAGAAATTCTCCACCCAAAATTAATTGTATTTCAGAATTTCTAAGAGTTTTATAAGCATTTTTCCCACTTCTCCGAGCCAAGTCAACACGGCTCAGCTAGTCACTTAGTACTACAGCAGGTCCCAGCTGGCCAGCACATTTAAAATCTGGCAAGTAGCTCACAGGCCCAGCTCTAGATGGTCACTAGAGAAGAGACTAACATTATTCTATTTATCAGTTGGGGctgcaaacatttattttgtccagtgaatgcaaaaaaaaaatccaaggggCTTAATTAAAAAACATTACCAGGCCATGACTTGGCTGGTACATTACCAGACATTACTAAGCAGTTGCTAATCTTTAGGGCCACATCTGCAAAGGTGGCTACTTGTTTTGGGTGTCTGCCTTTAGCCACCTTGGCCATGACTTTCAGAGGCAGCGAGCCCCCATAATTCTAATGGGAGTTACATGCACCCAGAAAAGCGGCTCAGAGGCATCTTGTGTTAGGTGCCCCAAAATGAAGCTGCCCCCTCCAAAAAATCCTGCCTGAAAACGTTGGCTATTCTAACAGCCCCTTTCATTGGCTCTGCAAGATCAGCCAAGGTATCACTTGTGTTTTATGATTTGTGGCCAGTCCTATCTACCTCATTCTAAGAGACTGCAACTTCTAAATGCCCAGGCCCTTGTTAGTGGACAGGACAGTGACAGTCTccgcaatgtgtgtgtgtgtatatatatatatttataaataaatctaTACATAAAGAGAGCTGCTTATGTATGAAATGAGTCAGTGAATCTATCTTTTTCCCTCAGGAGAGGCATCCCCATCATAGGTGCCATTAATAACAATCTCTCACTTTCATCCATAGAGCTCCAAGTGCTTGACAGAGGAAGAGCAGAATCATTAGCCTTGCTTTGGGagatgagggaaactgaggcacagagcaatgacttgctcaagattgCAGAGcaaagccaggactagaacccaggtttcctagcGCCTGCTCTGGTGCTCTAGCCATAGGACCATTCTGCCTCCGTTCATTGACACCTTTGCTCCAACATTCCCCTTTCACTTATATCAGCATAATTCCACTGGCATCCCCGGGGTCCTGCTGGGCTACGTGATGTCTCTGCCAGATGAGACCTTAACACTAGTAATACCCAGCTCTccccatcagtagatctcaaagcactttacaaaaatagGTCAGTagcattatccctattttgccagtggggaaactgaggcacagagcaaggacAGGCCTTCCCAAGGTGACCCAGCAGGTcgctggcaaagccaggaatagcgTGCAGGACCCATtagccccagtccagtgctctgcccCCTAAGTATGCAGTCTCCTTAGCAGAGATGAAGGCACAAATGGCTTGTGGTTTCGGATGCCTACATTTTGGGGGTGCTCAGCTTGAGAACCCTTCAGAAAGCACTCAACACCCATCTCTGAAAATCGGGTGCAAACCTAGGGCCTGTTTGTTCGGCGTGAACATTCAAGATCCCAGGGCACTTTGCTCTGAAGACCTTGGCCTAAAATGACCCCTACTCCCAATGCTGTGTGCCACTTGGCTGctaccctccaccccagagctggctgcctgTCTGCAGAAGTCTCTATAGAGTCGGTGAAGGGATTTGGGCAGAAAGGCACTAGAGAGAGGTATAACATTACAGTAAGAATGGCTAATTCCCCAGCATGCTGGCGTTAGAAAGCAAGGATACCCAGCCGATACTTTTTACACCTTTATTGCTCTAGCTGCAGATTTTCTCTCCCTTTCACCCCCTTTTTTTTGGGGCGGGGAGCAGGGATACATTCtatcagagagagaaaacaaagttgGCTGATCCACACACTGCATATGGCAGGGGACTAGCGCCACAGGGCCCTGACTGATGGAGATAGAAGGATGAGAGCAGGCAGGCACCCAACCCTGCCTGCACTGAGCCTCTCTCTTCTCCATCCTGCCGCTCCTCTACCTCATTCTAACTGCTCCTTCAGCCTGTAAGCACGGGCCCTGGTGCTTTCCACTCTCATTAGGTGACACTCAAAAGTCTCCCCAGTTCAGAGTGGTTAATCCCCCAAAAGTTTGGTGCTGAAGCTAGGAGGTGGCGCTGAATAATCCCTGCTCCAGTCGGGTCAGGCATACCGTCAAGGACAGCCTCCCTCACATGGAATTTGCCATGGCCAATCCCACCTGGAATCAGGATACACAGAGGCAGCTGCCAAGAAAGGGCACAATTATTTACAACAAAGAGTAACTGAActtcagggggcggggaggagagaggggtcaTGATATGGGTTAAAATCAGGTTCCAGGATCAAATGTAGCAGGGAATTGGGGTCAAGTGTCTGTGGAATATCCAGTTCGCAGAAAACAAGTCACCAGTGAGAGAGACACCCACAAACTGGTGCTGCTAAAGCCCTGTGCATCTTCAGCTCCCATCTTCTCGGGCAGGAAAGGAGGGTCACTGGTTTGAAACAGGAGCTCGATGTCGTTCACTGGACTTCCCACTGAAGGGCAGGAAATCCCTCACTGGCTGGACGGAGGATTAataccagggccacccaggggtggcaagtggggcaatttgccctgggccctgcagaggccctcacaagagttttttgggggccctagagcagggtccttcactcgctccgggggccccggaaaactctcgcggggcccggacccccggagctgcttctgctccaagtcttcagcggcaattcgttggaggggggtccttccactctgggacccgccgctgaagtgccaggtctttggcgACAATTCGGCGCCGAagaccccaagccccctgaatcctctgggcggccctgattaaTACTCCAGGACTCCACCACCGAAATGCCAGTGGAGGAGGGGTTAAAGGCAGCCCATCTCCCTCCATCAGCTGTTATTGCAAGAGGAGTTTTGGGCATCAGAGTGTGTTGTGACCATACTCAGGGAAAATACCCACATGGAAAGAGAAGCATCTGCCCTGATTTTGGGAGAAGGTTCCTGCTGTTCTACTGCTTCCTTAACCATACTAACGCACCCTGATTCCCAGCCACCTTCAACCCCATTGCAATCTCCCTCAGCCACACACCGCAAAGCAGCCCAGGAGCCTGGTGAAGACAAGGGGAGCTGAGTGTGAATTATAAAGGGGGTACATACCCAGTGGATCCTATATGGAGAACTGCCCAGGGGAGCCAGAGAGCAGCCTGTAAGGCTGTGCCTAAGGGTCTGGGGGAGCCCAAACGTGTCATTTGCCTGCGTGTGTGTCGCTTATTGCCCCCAGGAGCCCTTTATAATGGGGCTGAAATAAGGGGAGAGCTGGTCTCTTCTCATGGCACTTCCCCCATCCCGGAGCTAAAACTCTATCCATTAGGAAAGCAGCCCTCCCAGCAGCCGGGCCCCGTAAGTGCCGCATTACAAATCCGTCGATGAGAAACATATGCTAGAAGCCAAGCACGCTCCTGGCAGCACTTTGTCGCAGCCTGGGGACTCGGGTCTCAGCCAGCAGGATGGCACCTGCCACATCCATGGAGCGGAGCATCTCCAGGGTGCTGTCACAGGCAGAGTGCAATGGGCTTTCGGGCATCCCCAGTGGCTTGTGCAAGGACTGACTCTGACGCAGCCCTGGAGAGCAGTGCTGAGCCTGCCTTCCAGATTGGAGTGGGCAGAGGGGGGTAGTTGGGAGTCTTCCCTCCAAGAATGAAGATTTGAGACCCACCAGCCTGTGGATTACCCTGGGCAGGGGACGGTAGGAAGCCTCTGGCTCTGAAAGCCTCATTGTCTTAGCCACGCCCCGCATATAATAGGGGGATTCACCATTGCCACATGGACTCATGCTCATAAACAAATAGGCCAGCTTAACCTGGTCAATGAAAGGGACGAGCATGTGCAATTGGGTTGGGCACCTTGGCTGCTGCTAGGTTACTTCCTGTGAGCTCAAAGAACAACACCCCAAAACCTCTGGTAGGGCAGATTTCCCCTGGGCTCTGTCATTCTCCAAGCACCCATTGCTTCCTCCAGGGAGATGGACTAGAACGACCTAGCAGGTCCTTCCAGTCTAGGGTTCCAATGATTACTCCAGTCAAAATATATACATCAGAAAAAGAGGCGTTTCCTAGTGGCTGGCACCCTGGCACTGCCCCTTCTGGGCTTGAGGCTCGGGTACCCCTAACTCCAAACAATCCCTCCCTCTAGCCAGTGAGCGAATCCTCATTACATTCACAGGAGCCAACAGGGAAAGACTTTCAGCTCCTCTCTCAACAGGTTagttctcttcccttcccctgccccttcccacccccagtttCAAATTTGGATGGTCAGAGATTCTCCTTTGCCGGCAGGCTGCATCGTCTCCGCGGGTGGCCCGGGTGCAAACAGGAGCGGCCTCAGCAGAACTGGAAGACAAGCAAGCCAACACAGGAGGGAACATGTTAGCCCCAGCAGGAGAGGAGTCACTATCTAAGCTTCTAGCAAAAAAGCCACTGAAGAGACCAGGGTCGGTTCAGGACTGGGCTTACATTGACGGACGGTGCAGAGAGAGCGAGAGGTTTAGAAATCCAGGAGGACACTTGCTGTGTATTTTAGGTTGGACGGGGATGAAAAACGGGCATTGGGTTCTAGAGCATGCAAAGCACGGCCCTGTGTTGGTGCTGtgttctagaacaggggttctccaCCTTTGTCTTTCGGAGGCCCCCTCCAACATGTTATAAAAGCGCCACGGCCCACCTCTGCCACaacttttttctgcatataaaatccagggctggcgttagggaGCGGCAGACAAGGCTACTGCCAAGGGCCCCGCATCACAAGGGGccccgcaaagctaagttgctcaggtttcaacttcagccccaggtggtgggatTCAGGGCCCCGGGCTTCAGCTTCACATGGCggtgctttggctttctgccctggaccccagcgaATCCAACAGTGGCCCGGTTTGGCAGCTCCCCTGAAACCTGTTCGCAGCCTCACCAGtgggccctggacccctggttgagaacctccGTTCTAGAGCACATGATGCATGAGAAGGAGAAGTGGATGTGGCATTCTAGAGCACAGAACCAGAGAAATGGGCGCTGTGTTTAAGAGCACACGCTACACAGGGAGGAGATGTGGATACAATGTTCTAGCGCACGGCACCAGAGAAATGGACGCTGTGGTCTAGAACACATAACACATGGGGCTGAGATGGGGAGCGTGGGTGAAATGGACACTATATTCTAGAGCAATTGCTCTGTCTCCCCCTCGAGGGAGAGCCATGAGTACAGACCTTCCAGCGGTTCCCGCACTCGTTACACAGCACAAACGTTGTCATGGGTTCATCGGCGCTACGCGTCTGGACCTACGGAGAAAGCCAGCCACACAGACTCAACAGGACGCATGAAAGTGTCTGCGCTGAgtacttctcagtcctctgaGGGAATGGGCATTGggaatggagggggagggaatccTTGCAAATGCAATGAGAACCTCCCCGGACCGTCCCCAAAACTCAGTCCCCCACCAAACCACAAACCAGTTTCCATATTTGAAAAGTTCCTTTcatcttctcctccctccctgttatTTCTGATCATGCTGCacatgctgcctctgctcctccctGCATCTCGGCCTCAAGCAGACGTAGGAAGAAGTGGAAATCCCACAGAAAAGTGGGATCCTCCCCTAAATTCCAGCCCAGCCTTGCAGGCGCAAGAGGCCTGGATAAGGACTTGTGCTTTGGGGCGGTACGGCAAAGCGAGATGAACCTCCAGGGGTCACCTCCCCGCAAGGAAACAGATGCAGTCCAGGGGTTGAGTGGCAGAAGGGGCAATGGACCTGACTGGAAGCCTCTGGTCTTCTGCTGATCTCTGGGCTAATCCTCCTAAGGGTACAGGGACATGACTCATCACAGTAAAGTAGAATCCTGGTTGGAAGGTCCCAAATTTCTCTGGACTATCAGACAAGCAAAACTTGAAGGCAAGAAAGTcgatggggaaggagaccagcttggagACCATTAGAGAGGGAGGTCTGTCAGTGGGGATTCAGGTAAGCAGGACCCCACTGTATTTCCAGGTGGCTAAGAGCCCTTAGCTATGGCTGCATGTTGATGGCCCTTGGCATCTTCTGAACTTGCTGCAAGTCAGAGTGGGCTAGCCAAGTTCTCTGCACTGACCCTGGAGACAGCCACTCAGAGCCTTTGCTCTGGGCTGGAGGCCCCCTGCCAAAGGTGCCCACCTGGTTGTAAGTGCAATTCTTCTTCTTGCACTTGCCGCACTGGAAGAGGTCTGTGGTGGTGCCCCCAGTCTTCGCCATCTGATGCTCCCGGATGGCTTCTAGGGTCATGGCGTTCCTCAGCTCCTTCAGTTCGTCGCTCGCCATCTCCTGCAATGGGTCACAGCACTCAGGTCAGAGCTACAGAGGCCAACAGGTATTTCTACTCCCATCATTTTCTTACTCCCAGGTTCCCAGAGTCCCTTGGGGAGCTTCTCTCCCAtacgcacgcgcgcacacacacacatgcccaaCCACCATCTTGGCATCTGAAATCAGACGCGAATCTTCTTACAATCCACTAGCCGCACAACTTCAGTGGGGGCCTGTGCAAGTGTGAGACTGAGAGACTTGACTGGGCCAAGACCTCTCACTCCTGACACGTGACGtttcctgctatcccagtcctgggtcCCCACGTCCCCTTCCCAATGCACTCCAGCAGCCGTCCCAGTCCTGCAagcttccccacagctctgcccatgTGCCTCCAACCCAAGCTGCAGCCACACGCTGTTATTCCAGCCTTGGGCTCCTCATGCCCCACCCTGCTGACGCTCCTCAATCCTGTCCT
This region of Gopherus flavomarginatus isolate rGopFla2 chromosome 22, rGopFla2.mat.asm, whole genome shotgun sequence genomic DNA includes:
- the LOC127038987 gene encoding regulator of G-protein signaling 20-like isoform X1: MESSPSEKGRQLTETWHPWCCCCGPKPCCFCWCCCSSCSRSRTVRRRRRDGFGHKKSSVSQLEIPPAHEERLTLEEASSWKRSFDCVLASPAGRRIFVEFLRTEHSDENMAFWLACEELKREQSQEQVCEKAKMIYLDYISILSPKEVSIDATVRESINSSLARPSAHIFNEAQAQVYALMHRDSYPRFLASSLYRSLEQRLSAPACDT
- the LOC127038987 gene encoding regulator of G-protein signaling 19-like isoform X2, whose product is MSQGWLAARGWRGWVLKRERVVQLPGLCLEVTSLSLALSSSPRLTLEEASSWKRSFDCVLASPAGRRIFVEFLRTEHSDENMAFWLACEELKREQSQEQVCEKAKMIYLDYISILSPKEVSIDATVRESINSSLARPSAHIFNEAQAQVYALMHRDSYPRFLASSLYRSLEQRLSAPACDT